Within Puntigrus tetrazona isolate hp1 chromosome 17, ASM1883169v1, whole genome shotgun sequence, the genomic segment TTTCCTTCTCAGACGATCATTCAAGAGTGCTGCTTTCACACATAGATGGATATATGGGCTCTGATTACATAAATGCCTCTTATATAGATGTGAGTACTTTCTCCATACTCCATGCTTAATTCCAAGTAggaattaaagggatagttcatacAACAATggaaatattgtcattttaagggATACTAGAccttaaaatgatcattttgccattaatcactacaccctcatgtcgttccaaaccagtaaaagctttgtttgtcgtCTGAagttacattgctgtctatgcagggtcagaaagctctttgatttcatcaaaaataatcttaatttatGTTCCGAAGATAAATTAAGGTCATgattttgaatgacatgagagtgatgATGTgattgtataattaataaaagaataattttcCTATCCCTTTGATTTCTGTGATCAGTATTTGTATTACAAGACATTCATAtcttataaataacatattacaTAATGCCTATAATGCCTTCTCGTTTGACATTGCACATGAATGTACTTTTCTGAGTGTCAggattgattcattgatttttcCTGTAGGgctacagagaaaaaaacaaatttattgcAGCTCAAGGTATATTTTCCCACTTcccatttgtaataaaaattagaaaaagttaatttaatcaATCAGAAGCAAACATTCTAAACTTTAATTCATCTTCATTCATCAattcatttttcttattttttaggCCCGAAACCAGAGACAGTGGGAGATTTCTGGAGGATGGTTTGGGAGCAGAAATCTTCCACTATAGTCATGTTGACCAacacaagagagagaaaagaggtaAGAGAAGACATATGAACATATGAATTGTTGCAGAAAGTCATAAAAAATGGGACAATatagaaaaagaaattcaaaacaCTACTAATAAAGTAAATCCAGTTTTTAGTTAAATATGCGTGATGTCTGTGTGTAAAATCCAGGAAAAGTGCTATCAGTATTGGCCTGAGCAGGGCTGCTGGATCTATGGCTGTGTGAGAGTGGCAATGGAAGATGTCACAGTGTTGGTGGACTACACGATCAGGAAGTTCTGTGTGCAGCACGTGAGCGGTCATTTCCTTTACAAACAGTACATCACCAGTAATCTATTGTTTAGTATAATATACCGACATACTAATACACCAGTCCTCCCGATAGGCCTGCAATTTAGTAACCAAGAATATTTCACACTCAAGCaataggttgtttttttttacttaagcaAGCTGGTGTGATTTTGCAGCATGCTGCTGATGGCTGCAGGCCTCCAAGGTTGGTCACTCAGCTGCACTTCACCAGCTGGCCTGATTTTGGCGTACCCCTCTCCCCTATCGGCATGCTTAAGTTCCTCAAGAAAGTCAAGACTGTCAACCCTGCTCATGCTGGACCAATCATAGTGCACTGTAGGTAAGACAGCAGGCTATTCTTTGAATATATTTGCACACAGTGCTACTTGCTGcttgttgtttttctatgtaAGTATGCTAGATGGATGTGTTTGACTATTATGAgtcttttgcttttgttttcccCATTCAATTGTCTGTGTCGAActtgtttcaaagcaaaaacatgttttgtgtgAAGAACATGAATGTGTGGTGTATGATAGAAATGTGTTGCATACTACAGTTTATTAAATCTATAGGGATGCACTTAGTGAATTAAGTGCTATATATTGGgcaaaacatttgaacatttcagCTATAGCAAACAGTCTGAATTGCAAAGTATGCAGAAACAACCACCAACGCAGATGTCTTGAGGCTCAGCTGTTAAACGCCCCCCTCATGTGGGACTGTTAACACTTCAGCCAGAACCACAGACTTTCCCACTCGTTAAAGTGCGAAAAGTCCCGTATTGCAGTGAAATGGCCAACTCCAACTTTTTCTGGTACGCTGGTAAAATCAGCAATGTTCACAGCATTatgaatgttaatataaaatcgATCTCATGTTCAAACGAACTGAGATAATTATCTAGCCCAAAATAGTACTTCAAATGGAAAGACCCGGCAGTTTTTAACTACATTATCTCATTATCCCTCATTTCATGCCCTACTTCACATCTCACGACtcattttgtctttgtgtagTGCTGGGGTTGGCAGGACCGGGACGTTCATTGTGATTGACGCGATGATGGATATGATGCACGCTGAACCGAGGGTGGACGTGTTCGGCTTCGTGTCCAGGATAAGAAAGCAGCGCTGTCAGCTCATTCAAACAGACGTAAAAGACTTTCGGCGGTCCCTCTTTCTGTGTTTGACTCATTTCAGCAGTGACCGGCTGCTGATATTCCTCTCTCTCACCCACAGATGCAGTATTCTTTCATTTACCAGGCACTTTTAGAGCATTACCTGTATGGTGACACAGAGTTAGACATTGCTTCTTTAGAAGGCCACCTCCACAAACTCcacaacacgcacacacaaatggATCGAGTGGGTCTGGAGGAAGAATTCAGAGTAAGAACCACATTACATGTATTACAGGTTTTGCTAAGCAAGAGTATGAAATGATCTGATGACACataggcaaaaataaatagttcTTTTAAACACATTGTTTCGTTTGTAATCTCTTTAGAGACTGACTAATGTCCGCATAATGAAGGAGAATATGAGAACCGGAAATCTGCCCGCCAACATGAGAAAGAACAGAGTACTGCAGATCATCCCATGTGAGAagaggaatatatatatttataaatacagatttattatCTCAGtgtcctttctttctttctttctttctttctgtaatCAATATACTTGTCTTATTACCAGATGACTTCAACAGGGTAATATTATCAATGAAAAGAGGGCAGGAATTCACAGACTACATTAATGCATCATTCATAGATGTGagtatatgtttaataaaaaaaaagctcattattactataaataatatagtttatatttacaaatttataaaaagtgtattattataataaatattattataagacCACATGCCACTTGACATATAAATAATGGCCTTGGATAAAAACGAAAAAGAACATACTTTGTATacgtattttaataatatatataatataatattttaacactCATAACTCTGTGTTTTACCTTTGCAGGGTTATAGGCAGAAGGATTACTTTATAGCAACTCAGGCACCTTTGGCTCACACTGTGCAGGACTTCTGGCGCATGGTATGGGAGTGGAAGTGCCACTCTATTGTCATGCTGACTgagctgaaagagagagaacaggtacggtttaatctttttaatatttacatattaatcaACATAAATCCGATTCCACAATGCAATGTCCCAAGCATTCACCCTTTCGCTTCCACTCTGGCAGGAGAAGTGCGTGCGTTACtggccagcagagggcagcgtTTCTTTTGGAGATTATGCACTGGAGCTGAAGAGAGACACGCTTTGTGAGACTTTCAGCATTCGAGACATGCTGCTGTCATATGCATCAGTGAGTTAAATGCGCAGTGAATTTGACTGATTTATGCTCCAAACACCCGCTTCACTTAGGAGCTTCCTTTATTTTGCACAAACTGTGACTAAATTGAGCTGTCTGCAGGAAAAGCAGACCCGTCTAGTCAGGCAGTTCCACTTCCACGGTTGGCCAGAGATCGGAATCCCATCAGACGGAAAGGGAATGATTGACATTATTGCTGCAGTGCAGAAACAACAGCAGCAATCTGGAAACAACCCTATAGTGGTGCATTGCAGGTACCCATACActatatttcacacacacattgttcaacattgttttttgtttcatgaaTAAAGTCTATACAGCCTATCATAATAGTGTGctttggaatttttttaatttttatttttggtaacatCAGTGCCGGTGCTGGCCGGACTGGAACCTTCATTGCCCTCAGCAACATCTTAGAGCGGGTCAAAGCCGAGGGGTTACTGGACGTATTCCAGACAGTGAAGAGTTTACGCACTCAGAGACCTCATATGGTCCAAACTGTGGTAAGAATGCAAAACACTGTGCATAGTTCACGTAGATCTGATGCCTTCACtgttaaattacaaaatgaaaaaaatatgaacaatgataaaaaaagaatgagtTGATGTTCTGGCTTTTGACTTTGTGAATTATGATATAATGTGATTCCATTTGTCTTTTCAGGAACAATATGACTTCTGCTACAGAGTTGTGCAAGATTTTGTTGACATCTACTCTGACTATGCCAATTTCAAATGAGTGCAGCTTACCGACACacatttagattatatttaaacTGAAGAATATTACTGTGGCTTAGTGACACTCCATGCACTTGACATTTCCTATTCTTGTTATATGCAGTAAGGTAATATTTTGGATATGGCCAGACTCCAGTGGATTAACCACGTCACGTCTTCGCGTTAagtttttgttacatttgtgtAAGTATTCAGTACGACAgaagttttacttttaatatgaccataatatttaatttgtacattaacaagttttgtttactacaaaattatttttgtttatgaattgtGTTCACGAAAGTGTAAAGCATTCCAGTATTTGTTCCTAATATTTATGCTCCAGCTTGCTTCCCAGAAAAAAATTTTGCATGGTTATTTGTGTGAACTAGTGTACTAAAATGAATGAAGATACTTccaaa encodes:
- the ptpreb gene encoding protein tyrosine phosphatase receptor type Eb isoform X2; translation: MRKNFRFWFREQRKDLVASVDKKLPNGFLEDQEQTVVLLPRSPSPSKRYFPIPLDSLEEEFRLRMADDGKLFREEFNSLPCGFGCGTFEEASREENREKNRYPNILPYDHSRVLLSHIDGYMGSDYINASYIDGYREKNKFIAAQGPKPETVGDFWRMVWEQKSSTIVMLTNTRERKEEKCYQYWPEQGCWIYGCVRVAMEDVTVLVDYTIRKFCVQHHAADGCRPPRLVTQLHFTSWPDFGVPLSPIGMLKFLKKVKTVNPAHAGPIIVHCSAGVGRTGTFIVIDAMMDMMHAEPRVDVFGFVSRIRKQRCQLIQTDMQYSFIYQALLEHYLYGDTELDIASLEGHLHKLHNTHTQMDRVGLEEEFRRLTNVRIMKENMRTGNLPANMRKNRVLQIIPYDFNRVILSMKRGQEFTDYINASFIDGYRQKDYFIATQAPLAHTVQDFWRMVWEWKCHSIVMLTELKEREQEKCVRYWPAEGSVSFGDYALELKRDTLCETFSIRDMLLSYASEKQTRLVRQFHFHGWPEIGIPSDGKGMIDIIAAVQKQQQQSGNNPIVVHCSAGAGRTGTFIALSNILERVKAEGLLDVFQTVKSLRTQRPHMVQTVEQYDFCYRVVQDFVDIYSDYANFK
- the ptpreb gene encoding protein tyrosine phosphatase receptor type Eb isoform X1, with amino-acid sequence MMVLFLVSAALISNSSSHGNLTAESPAPQGSHVLASGLVTSLLLVIFLLLIAYILRFREQRKDLVASVDKKLPNGFLEDQEQTVVLLPRSPSPSKRYFPIPLDSLEEEFRLRMADDGKLFREEFNSLPCGFGCGTFEEASREENREKNRYPNILPYDHSRVLLSHIDGYMGSDYINASYIDGYREKNKFIAAQGPKPETVGDFWRMVWEQKSSTIVMLTNTRERKEEKCYQYWPEQGCWIYGCVRVAMEDVTVLVDYTIRKFCVQHHAADGCRPPRLVTQLHFTSWPDFGVPLSPIGMLKFLKKVKTVNPAHAGPIIVHCSAGVGRTGTFIVIDAMMDMMHAEPRVDVFGFVSRIRKQRCQLIQTDMQYSFIYQALLEHYLYGDTELDIASLEGHLHKLHNTHTQMDRVGLEEEFRRLTNVRIMKENMRTGNLPANMRKNRVLQIIPYDFNRVILSMKRGQEFTDYINASFIDGYRQKDYFIATQAPLAHTVQDFWRMVWEWKCHSIVMLTELKEREQEKCVRYWPAEGSVSFGDYALELKRDTLCETFSIRDMLLSYASEKQTRLVRQFHFHGWPEIGIPSDGKGMIDIIAAVQKQQQQSGNNPIVVHCSAGAGRTGTFIALSNILERVKAEGLLDVFQTVKSLRTQRPHMVQTVEQYDFCYRVVQDFVDIYSDYANFK